CTCAAGATTGCCCGGCCGGTACTCGGTCCAGTTCACAATGCGGCGCTTGAGCACTGGCCCGCGCATCAAGTCAAGATAGCCGATTACCAGATTCACGAAGGTTTGACGAGCGGTCCTTGCGATAGTCTTTTCTGAAGCACCCGCTCCCAGCACATGGCGCAGATTCTCAAGCACCCGCTTGCGCTGGCCGTGGTTCAGAAAAAATGCGACGGTCCCGGCAAACCGCGCAACCGGCAGCACGGCCCAGCGCGGCAGGAAAAACTGGACCATGGTGCCGAGCGGCAGGAGCCAGGTAACCGGCGAGCGCCGCATGGGACTACGCTTTGTCCTGATGCTGGCAGTCTGAGGCGGCAGCAGGGCGCAAGGTGCTTGAGGCAGTATGTGAAGCGGCCTGGGCCAGTTTGTCAGCCGCCTTGTTCTCCTGTCGGGACACAAGCCGGAGTCGGACACCGGGTAGTCGGTCAAGCAAACTGCGGCAGCGTTCGTAGAGTGGTTTCAGATGTTCGTCTCTTACCTTGAACCGGCCGACGAGCTGATTATAGACGAGGGCCGAATCAGTAAAGATGATGGCGTCTGCCGCGCCCCGATTGATCGCCTCGGCAAGACCGCACAACATCGCCTCATACTCGGCCTGATTATTGGTTCGGATGCCGATTGACCGACTTATCTCCTTGACGACCTGCTGATCAACACGGAGTCGGACGCCGATGCCGGCCGGGCCCGGATTGGCGCGGCTTGAGCCGTCAACTTCGACGATCAGCACACTCGATGGGGAAACAGCTTCCCGGTCACGAACGGTCCGGCACGAGTATCCGGCCGCAGGCTTCGCAGGTGTGGATGCGGTCCTGGCGTGCGATTTCAAGCAAACGCTGCGCCGGAATGGGATTATAACAACCGTTACACCGCTCGTTGTGGGTGGTCACGACTGCCAGTCCGCCCTTGCTCTTACGGATGCGTTCGTACAGCGCGACGACGTTCGGCGGCAAAGCGCCGAGCAACTTCGTTCGGCACTGCTCCCGCTCGGCGACTGCGGTGGTGACTTCTTGCCTTTCGGCCTCGAGTGCGGCGACTTTGCGGCCGGTCTCGGCCTCAACCTGACCGGCGTCTTGCTCGACCGCCCGGCGTCGGGCTTCGAGGCGCTCGGCTTCCTCCAGCAGAACGATCATCCGGTCTTCAATCCGGGACTTCAGTTTCTTCTGGGCCTCGATTTCCTTGAGGAAGGCCTTGTACTGCTCATTTGTTTTCGCCGAATAGAGCTGAACCGAGTAGGAATTGATTCGATCCTCGGCCGCCTTCAGGTCTACCTCGGCCAGCCGGTAGTCCTTTCGGTGGTCAACGATTGCCTGACGAGTACTTTCGAGCTCGGTGCGCACCCGTTCAGCCTCCTCTTGCAGCCGAGCAATCCGGCGCGGCAGGTCGTCCATTCTTGCCTTGAGCGTTGCCAGGTCCGTATCAACGCGCTGCAGTTCAACCAAATGCTCGAAAACCAATTTCATACGCAGTCGGCCGCGGGGCTCAGAGTCGTGCGCGGGGAATCAACGGGCCTGCTGCCAGGACTCCATCTGATCATGGACCATCGGCGGGAACCAGAACCTGATACTTTGGGTCGGGCGGCCGGGGTTTCACGTCGGGTCATTGGGCAGGCTGCTGACTAGTCTGGTCGGCTGGGTAGGAAAAAAGGGTGTGCTGGTTCTTGCCAACACACCCAGTAAAATGGGCGATACCTGACTTGAACAGGTGGCCTCTTCCATGTCAAGGAAGCGCTCTAACCAAAGCTGAGCTAATCGCCCGGTTTTCCAGGAACGCGTCACTGTGGGGTCACTATAGTTATCCTGAAGCAGAAGTCAAGCCGATAGCTCTTGCCGGGTCGGCTAAGACGTGGTAGTATTGCCCATGGATAAGTGCGCCTTGTGTGCGACGGCGCGCGCTCGGCGCGAATGCCCGGCACTGGGCCGGCGAATATGTCCGCGGTGCTGCGGCCGGTGCCGGCAACGGTCAATTACCTGTCCGGACGGTTGCCGGTTCCTGACCCAGGGCTACGGGCAGGCAATGGTTAGACTGCTTACCCTTGCCGGTGACGTTACGGTCGAGCGGAGCTGGCCCGATGTAGTGCACAACCTGCGGCTGGCGCTGCTGCGCGTGAAACAGACGCGGGTCCAAGACCTGACTGACCGGGAGTGTGGGGAGGCAGTCGGCAATGTTGCGGACACGCTGCGAACAAGAGCCAAAGGGCTGATCTACGAATACCGCTCTCAGAACTCCAGGGTGCAACTCGTGACCGACGAACTAGCCGAAGTCGCATCCTGCCACGAACAGGGTGTCAGAGGGTTCCGCCGGGTGGCGCTTGAGGATATTGCGATGTGCGTGCGGTATCTCAAACGTCAGCTCGAACAGGCCGAGAACCNNNNNNNNNNCGGGGGCTGTGTTATCTTGAACTCATCGCTCCGGCAGTGGGCAACCACTACGCGCTGGTTGAATCGAATGGTATCATCCGGATCAATCAGTGACTCCATTACGTAAGAGGAAACCGCCGTGCCGGCATAGAAGTCAAATATCAATATAAGGAGGAAGCAATCTATGACTAGAAAGGTCTCGCTGAGCTTGGTCGGCGCACTAGTTGCGCCGGCGGTGCTTGTTGCTTTCGTACTGGGTATGGTCGTGTCGGCAGCGCTGTCCTGTGGGTCGCGGCCGGTCCAGGCCCAGGTTACTTCGACTCCGGCACTCGGAAGCGCGGACGCGGGTGTCAGCCCGTTCGTCAGGGTCGCGGACGCGGTCATTCCCACCGTTGTTTACATATCGGCCGAGAAGAAAGTGAAGGTCAGCACTCAGCCCCAGATGGAGTGGGAAGGCCCGTTCGGCGAGTTCTTCAAGCGGTTCTTTCCTGAGATGCCTGGGATGCCGTTTGAGCAGGAGCAGAACGCACTCGGGTCTGGTGTCATCATTGATTCGAGAGGCTACATTGTCACCAACAACCACGTTATCGCCGGCTTCGACCGCATTGCGGTCAAGCTCTCAGACGGGACCGAGTTCTCAAGCAAGCACGTCAAGGTCGTGGGCCGGGACCCGAAGTCGGACCTCGCGGTGTTGAAAGTGGACGCGGACAAGCCCTTACCCACCCTGCCGTTTGGCCGGGCCGAAGACATCAAGGTCGGCGACTGGGCAATTGCGGTCGGCAACGCGTTCGGGTTGCAGAGTACCGTCACGGTCGGGGTTATTTCGGCCAAAGGCCGATCCGGAATTCCGTTGCCTGAGGGCCCGAGCTATCAGGACTTCATCCAGACCGACGCTTCGATCAACCCGGGCAATTCCGGTGGTGCGCTGGTCAACATCCGCGGCGAGCTCATCGGCATCAACACTGCCATCCGCTCGCCGGTT
The candidate division WOR-3 bacterium DNA segment above includes these coding regions:
- a CDS encoding ribonuclease HI family protein → MLIVEVDGSSRANPGPAGIGVRLRVDQQVVKEISRSIGIRTNNQAEYEAMLCGLAEAINRGAADAIIFTDSALVYNQLVGRFKVRDEHLKPLYERCRSLLDRLPGVRLRLVSRQENKAADKLAQAASHTASSTLRPAAASDCQHQDKA
- a CDS encoding C4-type zinc ribbon domain-containing protein, translating into MKLVFEHLVELQRVDTDLATLKARMDDLPRRIARLQEEAERVRTELESTRQAIVDHRKDYRLAEVDLKAAEDRINSYSVQLYSAKTNEQYKAFLKEIEAQKKLKSRIEDRMIVLLEEAERLEARRRAVEQDAGQVEAETGRKVAALEAERQEVTTAVAEREQCRTKLLGALPPNVVALYERIRKSKGGLAVVTTHNERCNGCYNPIPAQRLLEIARQDRIHTCEACGRILVPDRS
- a CDS encoding DegQ family serine endoprotease, with the translated sequence MTRKVSLSLVGALVAPAVLVAFVLGMVVSAALSCGSRPVQAQVTSTPALGSADAGVSPFVRVADAVIPTVVYISAEKKVKVSTQPQMEWEGPFGEFFKRFFPEMPGMPFEQEQNALGSGVIIDSRGYIVTNNHVIAGFDRIAVKLSDGTEFSSKHVKVVGRDPKSDLAVLKVDADKPLPTLPFGRAEDIKVGDWAIAVGNAFGLQSTVTVGVISAKGRSGIPLPEGPSYQDFIQTDASINPGNSGGALVNIRGELIGINTAIRSPVGANVGIGFAVPVDMVKSVTDQLLEHGKVVRGFLGIRPQPVTEVIRKAKRLPNTNGVLVSEVIKDNPAEKAGVKAGDVITKVNGVDVENVEWFRRKVAELAPGSVVTLTLVRDGKTVTVRVKLTEMPDDAQASVPGEDRPAAKLGIAVRQLTDAERREAGVEGGVVVESVEPGSAAADAGMQRGDIIFEVGDRKIETVADFNRAVTQAGKEAAVLFRVKRGNVKLYVAVEPGE